In the Marinobacter sp. Arc7-DN-1 genome, ACGAGTCCAAAGGCTTTGGCTTTATCGCTCAGGACGGTGGCAGTGACGTGTTTGTTCACTACAGCGCAATCAATTCAAGCGGTTTCCGTACCCTGACCGAAGGCCAGCAGGTACAGTTTACCGTTACACAGGGCCCGAAAGGTCCCCAGGCGGAAAACGTAACCCCCGTCTAAGGGTTTCCGTTCCGTCCTTTGCCCCTCACGGGCATTGGAAAATCAACAGGCCGGCATTCGTGCCGGCTTGTGTCGTTCCGGGCGCCGGTCTGGCTCAGGCGCCCGCAACCTCGGCCTCCCTCGCCGGCTCCGGCATTTCGGCTCCCACCGCCTGTGCCACGGCCGAGAACAGCGCCTGCAGCGTCGCAGAGGCGGTATCTTCCGCCAGTGCCGCCGCACTGCAGTGCTTGCCATTCGCAGTCAGCCGGATACAGGCCAGGGCATTGGCATTGGTGCCTTCGCCCAGGGCAAACTCGTCATACGCTTCAACCGCAATGGAGAGTCCGAACCGGCCTTCCAGGGCTTCAGACACCGCTTCCACGGCACCCAGGCCGCGGCCGTCCAGGCGCACTGGTGCAGACTCACTGCCAACGGACACTTCGGCGCGAACGCCCTCTTCGTCCCGGTGCAGATCGTAGGACCTCAATGCCCAGTCAGCATGAACCTTCAGGTAGCGGTCCTCGAACAGCCGGTGAATGGTCAGTGAATCGATCTCGCCGCCGTTGGTTTCGGCTTCTCTCTGCACCACCTTGCTGAACTCGATCTGCAGCCAGCGCGGCAGGCTGATGTTGTAATCCCGCTCCAGCACATAGGCGACACCGCCCTTGCCAGACTGACTGTTGATGCGCACAACCTCCTCATAGCGGCGGCCTACATCAAACGGATCAATGGGCAGGTAGGCCACATTCCAGGTCTCCCCTTCTTTCCGGCGCGCCAGACACTTGCGAATGGCATCCTGGTGACTGCCCGAGAAGGCGGTGAACACCAGCTCCCCGGCGTAGGGGTGGCGGGGATGGGTGGAGATCTCGGTACAGGCTTCAACCAGCTCGCTGATCTCCGCCATTCCGGAAAGATCCAGCGTGGGGTCAATGCCCTGGGAATAGAGGTTCATCGCCATGGTGACCAGATCCATATTCCCCGTACGCTCCCCGTTACCCATCAGGGTACCCTCAACGCGGTCGGCACCGGCCATCACAGCCAGTTCCGCAGCCGCCACGGCGCAGCCGCGGTCGTTGTGGGTATGCACACTGATACTGATGTGCTCACGACGCCTGATGTTGTCGCAGATCCATTCAATCTGGTCGGCAAACACGTTCGGCGTAGCCATTTCAACGGTCGCTGGGAGGTTGATGATCATCGGCTGCCCCTGGTCCGGACGCCAGACGTCGCTCACGGCATCGATCACTTCCGCCGCGAAATCCAGCTCGGTGCCAGTGAAACTTTCCGGTGAATACTGGAACGTCCATTCCGTTTCCGGATGGCGTGCCGCTATGTCCCTGACCACCTTCGCGCCATTTACCGCAATATCACGGATGCCGTCGCGGTCGAGCCCGAACACCTGCTCCCGCTGCACGGTCGATGTCGAGTTATAGACATGCACGATGGCCTTGCGGACACCAGAGAGCGCTTCGTAGGTGCGCTCGATCAGCTCCGGCCGGGCCTGGGTCAGTACCTGGATCTTTACATCCTCGGGAATGCGGTTTTCCTCGATCAGCTTGCGGCAGAAGTCAAAGTCAGGCTGACTCGCAGCAGGAAAACCGATTTCAATTTCCTTGAAGCCCAGCTTGACCAGTAAATCGAACATCCGCTGCTTCTGGGCAACCGACATGGGCTTCACCAGCGCCTGGTTACCGTCCCGAAGGTCTACCGCACACCAGGCCGGCGCCTTTTCGATGACCTTGTCGGGCCAGCGGCGATCGGTTTTGGCAACAGGTTTGAACGCAACGTATTTGCGATGATCGAAAGCCATGCGTGTTATTCCTTGCAGTTTCGGGGGTGAAATTCTCAGTGCGTACAGGTTAACGCGATAACGCTGATATTTGATTGCGAAGTTTGGTTGAAAAGCGTACTTTTTAATTCATTAATTGCTATTTATATAATATTCATGGAATTTTATGCCACATAATCAGAAAAATCTCATCAAAATCGATAAAATTGACCGGCGGATCCTCGAACAGGTCCAGAACGACGGTTCCCTGACCAACCAGGAACTGGCGGAAAAGGTGGGGCTTTCTCCCTCTCCCTGCCTGCGCCGGGTTCGGGCCCTTGAGGAAGCGGGCATCATTGTCAGGACTGTGACCATCCTGGACCACAAGAAGCTGGGCCTGTCACTCACGGCGATCATACTGATCGGCATGGACCGACACACGCCAGAGCGTTTTGCCACCTTCGAAGAACAGGTTGCCGAATACCCGGAAGTGCAGGAGTGCTACCTGATCACCGGACAGGATGCCGATTACATGCTCAAAGTCGTGGTTCCGGATATGGACCACTACCACCATTTCCTGCTCAACCGGATCACCCGGATTCAGGGGGTCAGTGGTGTACATTCAAGCTTTGTGCTTCGACGGGTAACAGACAGTACCGCCCTGCCCCTGGGCTACCTGTCCTGATTCAGGACACCAGTTCGCGAACGCAGGCTCGGCTGCGAGCCTGGACCGGCCGACGCCGCGGGGCAACATCAATGGATTCGTCGGTCATCATCTGTACCTTGTGCAACAGGCTCCGTACAATAACGACCACTTTACGACAAATAAAGGCTGCGGCGGGGCAACCGCCGACTGTCCATTAGTCTAACACTCCAGATTTCTGACAAACGGAAGACACGATGCGAGCAAGCCGTTACCTGATTGCCACCCAGAAAGAGACCCCCGCCGACGCGGAAATCATCAGCCACCAGCTGATGTTGCGCGCCGGCATGATCCGCAAACTGGCTGCCGGGTTATACACCTGGTTGCCGATGGGGCTACGGACTCTGCGCAAGGTTGAACGGATTGTTCGTGAAGAGATGGACAGGAGCGGTGCCCAGGAAGTTTTGATGCCGGCTGTTCAGCCCGCGGAACTGTGGCAGGAATCCGGCCGCTGGACCCAGTATGGCGGAGAACTGCTGCGGATGAATGACCGTCACGGCCGGGACTTCTGTTTTGGCCCGACCCACGAAGAGGTCATTACCGACCTGATCCGCAACGAGCTCAAGAGCTACAAGGAACTGCCGGCCAACTTCTATCAGATCCAGACCAAATTCCGGGATGAGCGCCGTCCCCGGTTCGGCGTGATGCGTGCCCGGGAATTCATCATGAAGGACGCCTACTCCTTCCATATCAATGCCGGGTCCCTGGATGAGACCTACCAGCTCATGCACCGCACTTACTGCGCGATTTTCGATCGCCTGGGGCTGGATTACCGCCCGGTACAGGCTGATTCGGGCGCCATTGGCGGCAGTGCCTCCCATGAATTCCATGTGCTTGCTTCCTCCGGTGAGGACGACATCGTCTTCAGCACCGACAGCGACTACGCCGCCAACATCGAAAAGGCCGAGGCCGTGGCCCCTGCCGGCCAGCGCCCGGCGCCTGCTGAAGCGCTGAAAGAGGTCGCCACTCCGGACCAGAGAACCATTGACGCGGTGTCTGAATTCCTGGGCATTGATGCCACGCGCACGGTCAAGACCCTGCTGGTCAAGGCCGAGGCCGATGAGGAAGGCCACTCAGGCCTGGTGGCACTGATCCTCCGGGGCGACCACACCCTGAACGAGATCAAGGCCGGGAACCTGGCAGGCGTGGCTGAGCCGCTGACCATGGCTACGGATGAGGAAATCGAGCAGGTCATTGGCTGCAAGGCCGGCTCCATTGGCCCGGTCAAGCTGAACGTACCGGTGATTGTTGATCGCAGTGCCGCTCACCTGGCGGACTTTGTCTGCGGCGCCAACCGGGACGGCTTCCACCTGACCGGCGTGAACTGGGAAAGGGACGTCCCGGTGGATCGCGTGGAGGATCTGCGCAATGTCGTCGAAGGCGACCCGAGCCCGGACGGCAAGGGCACCCTGGAAATCCGCCGGGGCATCGAGGTTGGCCATATCTTCAAGCTCGGCAACAAATACAGCACCGCCATGAACGCGACGGTCCTGGACGAGAACGGCAAAAGCGTGATCATGGACATGGGTTGCTATGGTGTCGGCGTATCCCGGATCGTCGCCGCCTCCATTGAACAGAACCACGACGATAAGGGCATCATCTGGCCGGACGCCATTGCCCCGTTCCAGGTGGCCATCATCACACTCAACGCCCACAAATCACCCACGGTTGCCGAAGCTGGCGAGAAACTGTATGAACAGCTGCGCCAGGCGGGCTATGACGTCCTGCTGGATGACCGGAACGAGCGCCCGGGTGTGAAGTTTGCCGATATGGAACTGATTGGTATTCCGCACCGGTTCGTGGTCTCAGAGCGAGGCCTTGCGGCGGGCACCCTCGAGTACAAGGGACGCCGGGATGAGGAAAAACAGGATATCCCGGTGGCTGAAGCACTGCCTTTCCTGGTGAATGCTTCGCCCCGTAAAGGGCTTTAATCCCGACCCGTCGGACGACGGGTTGAAACGCTGACGGTACTACCGAACGAGTGCCGTCAGAGGCTCCCGGCCCCGGCAACAATGCCGGGTTCCATTTCCAGACAAACTCCGAATCGCTTCTCAACGGATTTCCGGATCTCCTCCGCCAGCGCCAGAATGTCTCTGCCACTGCCGCCGGAGTGATTAATGAGAACCAGCGCCTGACGGTTGTGAACACCCACCCGGGCATTCCGGAAACCTTTCCAGCCACTCTGGTCAATTAACCAGGCCGCGGCCAGTTTAATGCCATGCTCCTGAGGGTAACCGACAATATCCGGATGTTGCGTTCTGAGCGAATCGAACTGCGCCACATCCACCACCGGGTTCTTGAAGAAGCTGCCTGCGTTGGGAATGATGGCCGGGTCCGGCAGCTTTCGCCTCCGGATCGCCATGACCGCCTCGGCGACATCCAGGGCGTTCAGAGCAGAGTCCGGCGTATCGCCGAGATACTCCTGCAGGTCACGGTAACCCAGTGCCAGGGGCTTGTTACGGGATAGCCCCAGGCGGATTTCCGTAATCACGAAACGACCGGGGGTGTGCCTGAACAGGCTATCGCGATAGCCGAAGCGGCACTCGGCATTGTTGAGGGCAACCAACTCACCGGTGGTGCGATCCAGTGCCGTGACCGATTCCAGGCAGTCACATAGCTCAACCCCATAGGCGCCAATATTCTGAACCGGGGCAGCACCTGCAGTGCCCGGAATCAGGGCCAGATTCTCAATACCGCGATAACCGGCCCTGGCAGCGTACAGGACAGCCTCGTGCCAGTTCTCTCCGGCGCCCAGAACCAGCGTGGCCCGGTGATCAACGACTCGCTCCCAGCTCCGCCCCCGGATGGCCATGCGAACAACCAGCCCCCGGAAATCACCGGCAAACACCAGATTACTTCCACCGCCGAGAATCAGAGTCTTGTGCGGCCCTTTTGCTGCCCACTCCAGCGACCAGGCCAGCTCGGCAGCACTTTCGACCTCGACAAAAAAACGGGCCCGGGCAGACACACGAAGCGTGTTCAGCGACTCCATCTGAACGTCTTCCAGGATCTCCGGATTCTGCCTCAAGTCAGCCGCTCCCGGATACCGGCCAGCAAACCCGCAGTACCACAGGAATCAATGTCTACCTGTTCAGCCATTGTCGTTGCTTCTCCTTTCCAGCCATTCCCTCACCCGTTTCAGATCGCTTTCGGTATCCACACCGGCGGGCGGATTCACCGACGCCACATCCACGTGGATCCGGGCGCCGTTATACAGGGCCCGCAATTGCTCAAGGGACTCGGTGAACTCGGTTGGCGCGGGCGCCCAACGGACAAACTGCCCCAGCACCGAGACCCGGTAACCGTAGATGCCGATGTGCCGGAAGTAACCGATGTGATCAGGCATGGAAACGTCGACACGGGTCAAAGGCGTGCCATCCTGCCAATGGTCCCGGGCCCAGGGAATGGGCGCACGGCTGAAATAATGGGCCATGCCCTGATGGTCGAACACCACCTTGACCACATTGGGGTTAAAAACCTGCTCCGGATCGTGGATGCGCTCGCACAGGGTGGCAATGGCGGCTTCCGGGTAAAACTCCAGATTGTCCGCCACCTGGTTGATCAGTTCCGGCGGAATCAGGGGCTCATCACCCTGCACGTTAACGACACGATGGTCCGGTTCAAAACCGAGCGCCCGGGCAACTTCTTCCAGCCGGTCAGTACCGCTGGCATGGTTTGGCGATGTCATGACCACTTCCGCACCGAAGCCTTCGCAGACGCTCCGGATACGTTCGTTGTCGGTCGCGACAACCACCCGCCCTGCCCGACTTTCGCCGGCGCGGTCACAGACATGCTGAATCATGGGCTTTCCGGCGACATCCGCCAGCGGCTTTCCGGGAAGGCGGGTGGAGGCATACCGGGCCGGAATCACAACAGTAAAAGACATGGTGTAGCTACCCTGATGACCTCTGGTTTCAACGCTTGTGCAGGCGCTCGTCGGTGGAGAGCGTCCGGGCCTCGCTGGCCAGCATCACCGGAATCCCCTCACGGATCGGGAACGCCATGGCATCCTGATAACAGATCAGCTCGGTTCGGGCGTCGTTGAGCTTCAGATCTCCCTTGCAGACCGGACAGGCCAGCATTGCCAACAATTTTTTATCCATGGTGTTTACTCACTCGCTATCAAGAAGTTAACTGTTCGGAGCACTGGCGAACCCGGGCCAGAAGAGCGTCCCGGAACCGGTCCGGCAACCTGGCCTCAACGGTCAGGCTCCAGGCGTTGTCGGGAGCGAAGCCACGGCACTTCACCGCGTCCTTCGCAGTCATAACGATCAAATCATTCGGGCAGGCATTCAGGTCGGCAACGCGGAAGCGATGATGATCCGGGAAAGCTGCCTCGGTAACCACGGCGCCCAGTGCCCTGAGTGTATCGAAAAAACGGGACGGATTGCCGATTCCCGCCACGGCCCTTACGGACAGCCCTTTCAGATCGGAGATGGGCCGGGGTTTACCGGTCCTGACGTGAACCAGGGTTCCGGGTTCGAGTACCATTGAATAGATCTGTGGGTGCTCTATACCAGCAAAACTCCCCATGACCTGATCGGAATAATCCGTGCCGTTAACAATAACAAAATCCACGGAGGCGAGCCGGGAGAGCGGTTCGCGCAGTGGTCCGACCGGAATCAGGGCACCGTTGCCAATGCCACGCTTGCCATCGAACACCGACAATTCCACATCCCGGGGCAGCTTGTAGTGCTGGAGACCGTCGTCACAGACCAACAGGTTTCCGAGATTATTGTCCAGGGCATATTCCGCCGCACGCCGGCG is a window encoding:
- a CDS encoding cold-shock protein; protein product: MSDTKTGHVKWFNESKGFGFIAQDGGSDVFVHYSAINSSGFRTLTEGQQVQFTVTQGPKGPQAENVTPV
- the leuA gene encoding 2-isopropylmalate synthase, which produces MAFDHRKYVAFKPVAKTDRRWPDKVIEKAPAWCAVDLRDGNQALVKPMSVAQKQRMFDLLVKLGFKEIEIGFPAASQPDFDFCRKLIEENRIPEDVKIQVLTQARPELIERTYEALSGVRKAIVHVYNSTSTVQREQVFGLDRDGIRDIAVNGAKVVRDIAARHPETEWTFQYSPESFTGTELDFAAEVIDAVSDVWRPDQGQPMIINLPATVEMATPNVFADQIEWICDNIRRREHISISVHTHNDRGCAVAAAELAVMAGADRVEGTLMGNGERTGNMDLVTMAMNLYSQGIDPTLDLSGMAEISELVEACTEISTHPRHPYAGELVFTAFSGSHQDAIRKCLARRKEGETWNVAYLPIDPFDVGRRYEEVVRINSQSGKGGVAYVLERDYNISLPRWLQIEFSKVVQREAETNGGEIDSLTIHRLFEDRYLKVHADWALRSYDLHRDEEGVRAEVSVGSESAPVRLDGRGLGAVEAVSEALEGRFGLSIAVEAYDEFALGEGTNANALACIRLTANGKHCSAAALAEDTASATLQALFSAVAQAVGAEMPEPAREAEVAGA
- a CDS encoding Lrp/AsnC family transcriptional regulator translates to MPHNQKNLIKIDKIDRRILEQVQNDGSLTNQELAEKVGLSPSPCLRRVRALEEAGIIVRTVTILDHKKLGLSLTAIILIGMDRHTPERFATFEEQVAEYPEVQECYLITGQDADYMLKVVVPDMDHYHHFLLNRITRIQGVSGVHSSFVLRRVTDSTALPLGYLS
- a CDS encoding proline--tRNA ligase — translated: MRASRYLIATQKETPADAEIISHQLMLRAGMIRKLAAGLYTWLPMGLRTLRKVERIVREEMDRSGAQEVLMPAVQPAELWQESGRWTQYGGELLRMNDRHGRDFCFGPTHEEVITDLIRNELKSYKELPANFYQIQTKFRDERRPRFGVMRAREFIMKDAYSFHINAGSLDETYQLMHRTYCAIFDRLGLDYRPVQADSGAIGGSASHEFHVLASSGEDDIVFSTDSDYAANIEKAEAVAPAGQRPAPAEALKEVATPDQRTIDAVSEFLGIDATRTVKTLLVKAEADEEGHSGLVALILRGDHTLNEIKAGNLAGVAEPLTMATDEEIEQVIGCKAGSIGPVKLNVPVIVDRSAAHLADFVCGANRDGFHLTGVNWERDVPVDRVEDLRNVVEGDPSPDGKGTLEIRRGIEVGHIFKLGNKYSTAMNATVLDENGKSVIMDMGCYGVGVSRIVAASIEQNHDDKGIIWPDAIAPFQVAIITLNAHKSPTVAEAGEKLYEQLRQAGYDVLLDDRNERPGVKFADMELIGIPHRFVVSERGLAAGTLEYKGRRDEEKQDIPVAEALPFLVNASPRKGL
- the murB gene encoding UDP-N-acetylmuramate dehydrogenase yields the protein MRQNPEILEDVQMESLNTLRVSARARFFVEVESAAELAWSLEWAAKGPHKTLILGGGSNLVFAGDFRGLVVRMAIRGRSWERVVDHRATLVLGAGENWHEAVLYAARAGYRGIENLALIPGTAGAAPVQNIGAYGVELCDCLESVTALDRTTGELVALNNAECRFGYRDSLFRHTPGRFVITEIRLGLSRNKPLALGYRDLQEYLGDTPDSALNALDVAEAVMAIRRRKLPDPAIIPNAGSFFKNPVVDVAQFDSLRTQHPDIVGYPQEHGIKLAAAWLIDQSGWKGFRNARVGVHNRQALVLINHSGGSGRDILALAEEIRKSVEKRFGVCLEMEPGIVAGAGSL
- the kdsB gene encoding 3-deoxy-manno-octulosonate cytidylyltransferase → MSFTVVIPARYASTRLPGKPLADVAGKPMIQHVCDRAGESRAGRVVVATDNERIRSVCEGFGAEVVMTSPNHASGTDRLEEVARALGFEPDHRVVNVQGDEPLIPPELINQVADNLEFYPEAAIATLCERIHDPEQVFNPNVVKVVFDHQGMAHYFSRAPIPWARDHWQDGTPLTRVDVSMPDHIGYFRHIGIYGYRVSVLGQFVRWAPAPTEFTESLEQLRALYNGARIHVDVASVNPPAGVDTESDLKRVREWLERRSNDNG
- a CDS encoding Trm112 family protein; this translates as MDKKLLAMLACPVCKGDLKLNDARTELICYQDAMAFPIREGIPVMLASEARTLSTDERLHKR
- the lpxK gene encoding tetraacyldisaccharide 4'-kinase — encoded protein: MSSLVDRLWYGRNRPLGFLAPLSWLYRGLSEARRRSAWEARDVSLPVPVVVVGNITAGGTGKSPLTAWLVSELIGDGWCPVILSRGYGGKAADYPLEVNARTSPLEAGDEPVMLALSTGCPVVVDPRRRRAAEYALDNNLGNLLVCDDGLQHYKLPRDVELSVFDGKRGIGNGALIPVGPLREPLSRLASVDFVIVNGTDYSDQVMGSFAGIEHPQIYSMVLEPGTLVHVRTGKPRPISDLKGLSVRAVAGIGNPSRFFDTLRALGAVVTEAAFPDHHRFRVADLNACPNDLIVMTAKDAVKCRGFAPDNAWSLTVEARLPDRFRDALLARVRQCSEQLTS